The proteins below are encoded in one region of Balaenoptera ricei isolate mBalRic1 chromosome 6, mBalRic1.hap2, whole genome shotgun sequence:
- the LOC132366909 gene encoding LOW QUALITY PROTEIN: dendritic cell-specific transmembrane protein-like (The sequence of the model RefSeq protein was modified relative to this genomic sequence to represent the inferred CDS: inserted 1 base in 1 codon) produces MGVWASGTNIFLSLWRMYVSPRSLGWMDFTQHLGTCCFVAFISVGLLSGAFSWLLSSFVVFTTSWMVACALLCCSKHARCFILPFFLSCGLREGRNALITAGTGIVXLGHVENIFHNFKGLLDSMTCNLRAKSFSIHFPLLKKYIEAIQWIYGLATHLSLFDDLVSWNQTLEVSLFSPSQALEAQLSDTTDRALHVLYQVVRATEVLSSLGRQLFALTGLLLVLLGTGLFMRRFLGSCGWKFENIYITRQFVQFDERGRHAQRLCVLPLNKQERKKYVIIPSFWLTPKDRKNLGLFFLPVLTHLYIWVLFAAIDYLLYWLIFSVSKHFQSLPGLEVHLKLHREKQEAQDIIHDSSFNISLFEPSCLPKPKLLLSKTWIPLSFILVILVMLGLLSSILMQLKILVSASFYPSVQRERIRYLHAKLLKKRSKQPVGEVKRKLSLYFTKIHFWLPVLKMIGRKQMDMASEESP; encoded by the exons ATGGGTGTCTGGGCCTCAGGCACCAATATCTTCCTCAGTCTTTGGAGGATGTATGTGTCTCCAAGGAGCCTTGGATGGATGGACTTCACCCAACATTTGGGCACTTGCTGTTTTGTTGCTTTCATTTCCGTGGGCCTCCTCTCTGGGGCCTTCTCCTGGCTTCTGTCCTCATTCGTAGTCTTCACCACCTCCTGGATGGTCGCGTGTGCTCTGCTGTGCTGCTCCAAGCACGCACGGTGTTTCATTCTGCCCTTCTTCCTCTCGTGTGGCCTGCGTGAAGGCAGGAACGCTTTGATCACCGCTGGCACAGGGATAG ATCTTGGACACgtggaaaatatttttcacaacttTAAAGGTCTCCTGGACAGTATGACTTGCAACCTAAGGGCAAAGAGCTTTTCCATCCATTTTccacttttgaaaaaatatattgaagcAATTCAGTGGATATACGGCCTTGCCACTCACCTAAGTCTATTTGATGACCTTGTTTCTTGGAACCAAACCCTGGAGGTCTCTCTTTTTAGTCCCAGCCAAGCCCTGGAGGCACAGCTCAGTGACACTACAGACAGAGCCCTGCATGTCTTGTACCAGGTAGTGAGGGCGACAGAGGTGTTGTCTTCCCTGGGGCGGCAGCTATTTGCCCTCACAGGGCTTCTGCTGGTGCTACTTGGCACTGGCCTCTTCATGAGGCGATTTTTGGGCTCCTGTGGTTGGAAGTTTGAGAACATCTACATCACCAGACAATTTGTTCAGTTTGACGAGAGGGGGAGGCATGCACAGAGGCTCTGCGTCCTCCCGCTGAATaagcaggaaaggaagaagtatgtCATCATCCCATCTTTCTGGCTGACTCCTAAAGACAGGAAAAACCTGGGGCTGTTTTTCCTCCCGGTGCTTACCCATCTCTACATCTGGGTGTTGTTTGCAGCCATAGATTATCTGCTGTATTGGCTCATCTTCTCCGTCAGCAAACATTTCCAAAGCTTGCCAGGGCTTGAGGTTCACTTGAAGTTGCACAGAGAG aaACAAGAAGCTCAAGACATCATCCATGATTCTTCATTTAATATATCTCTGTTTGAACCCAGTTGCCTCCCTAAACCAAAGCTACTTCTGTCTAAGACCTGGATTCCTCTCAGTTTTATTCTTGTGATACTAGTGATGCTAGGACTGTTGTCCTCCATCCTGATGCAACTTAAAATCCTGGTGTCAGCATCCTTCTACCCAAGTGTGCAGAGGGAGCGCATCCGATACCTACATGCAAAGCTACTGAAGAAACGATCAAAGCAGCCAGTGGGAGAAGtaaaaaggaaactgagtctgTACTTCACAAAG attcatttctggCTTCCAGTCCTGAAAATGATTGGGAGGAAACAAATGGACATGGCCAGTGAAGAGAGCCCGTGA